The following proteins are co-located in the Labrys monachus genome:
- a CDS encoding NAD(P)H-dependent amine dehydrogenase family protein yields MIIQPEPSSRATTIVLFGLGAMGSLVIRCLMLDHPRLRVVGAVDHAPEKVGRRLGDLYAGLDNGADVAVARTLDECLAALPEIPDLLLHMTESGLDVIEEQLMAPLRRGINVVSASEAMWHPLLRFPQISQRLDAAAKAGGVTITGCGINPGFVYDSLPLLLSRATGAVRSIRITRTIDVTGTGPGDIEHVGYGLTLAEFEAGIAAGRIVGHMGAPESVAMLAERLDMPLDRIEEHWDTEAADFPVESGSEALGMIEPGRVIGITQYCRGFAGSREIISTRLQMYYQPERFGLVEADEIVIDGSLPIHMTIKPALASLFGAANVIVSAVQNVVDAAPGLVNVLDLPVAGARRAGWQAILDPAKSGRPGKVWIARQPSGRA; encoded by the coding sequence GTGATCATCCAGCCTGAACCATCCTCCCGTGCCACCACCATCGTGCTGTTCGGATTGGGGGCGATGGGCTCCCTCGTGATCCGCTGCCTGATGCTCGACCATCCCCGGCTGCGCGTCGTCGGCGCCGTCGATCACGCGCCCGAGAAGGTCGGCCGCCGCCTCGGCGATCTCTATGCGGGGCTCGACAACGGCGCGGACGTCGCGGTGGCGCGGACACTCGACGAATGCCTGGCAGCGCTGCCCGAGATCCCCGATCTTCTCCTGCACATGACGGAATCGGGCCTGGACGTCATCGAGGAGCAGCTCATGGCGCCGCTGCGTCGCGGCATCAACGTCGTTTCGGCCTCGGAAGCCATGTGGCATCCGCTGCTGCGCTTTCCCCAGATATCGCAACGCCTGGATGCGGCGGCGAAGGCCGGCGGCGTCACCATCACGGGCTGCGGCATCAATCCGGGCTTCGTCTATGACAGCCTGCCGCTGCTGCTGTCGCGCGCCACGGGCGCCGTGCGCTCGATAAGGATCACCCGCACCATCGACGTGACCGGTACCGGACCGGGCGATATCGAGCATGTCGGCTATGGCCTGACCTTGGCCGAGTTCGAAGCCGGGATCGCGGCAGGCCGGATCGTCGGCCACATGGGAGCACCCGAATCCGTGGCCATGCTGGCCGAGCGGCTCGACATGCCCTTGGACCGCATCGAGGAACATTGGGATACGGAGGCCGCCGATTTCCCGGTGGAGTCCGGCTCCGAGGCGCTCGGCATGATCGAGCCCGGCCGCGTCATCGGCATCACCCAATATTGCCGCGGCTTTGCCGGCAGCCGCGAGATCATCTCGACACGCCTGCAGATGTATTACCAGCCGGAGCGATTCGGGCTGGTCGAGGCGGATGAGATCGTCATCGACGGGTCCCTGCCGATCCACATGACGATCAAGCCCGCGCTGGCGTCCCTCTTCGGCGCGGCCAACGTCATCGTCAGCGCGGTGCAGAATGTGGTCGATGCGGCTCCCGGCCTGGTGAACGTGCTCGACCTGCCGGTCGCCGGAGCCCGGCGGGCAGGCTGGCAGGCCATCCTCGACCCCGCCAAATCCGGCCGGCCCGGCAAGGTCTGGATCGCCCGGCAGCCCAGCGGCCGGGCGTGA
- a CDS encoding efflux RND transporter permease subunit: MNGISAPFILRPIATALLGVAVLLGGLIGYFSLPVAPLPQVDFPTIQITTQLPGAEPETMASLVTAPLERNLGQIPSIATMVSSSAFGISQITLQFNLGRDIDGAAQDVQAAINASAATLPSGLPYPPTYAKVNPADTPIVTLALRSKTQTIRNLSDMADTLLAQRFAEVSGVGHVDVQGGVRPALRVQANLARVAAYGLGLEDIRTAITSSTVAGAKGSLDGAAQSYTISANDQISEADAFANVVVAYKNGAPVRLKDLASVVEGLENSRVGAYYNGQPAVVIDIMRQPGANVISTVRSVLAALPELRRSLPADVTLEVVNDRTQTIQASIDDVEMTLALSVGLVILVVFVFLRTVRATIIAAVALPLSLIAAFGVMWFCGFSLDNLSLMALTIGAGFVVDDAIVMIENIVRHIEEGQNPFEAALKGAQEIGFTIVSLTVSLVAVFIPLLFMTGIVGRMFREFALTLTIAVVVSAVISLTLTPMMCARLLTANHGERKGLLDWVDTGFDRVIHGYRTSLVWVLRHGFLMMLLTLGTLATTIWLYIAIPKGFLPQQDTGLITAVTQTEPTTSFDAMKRAQARVADIARKDPDVASVVSTVGVSPTNLTSNTGSLTLVLRPRNQRAAAATDIIARLQARTADLPGVSVTYQSVQDIRITARAGRAPYQYTLTGTDAAEVDHWADTLAEELQHTRLMRDVASEVQNGGARLFVQVDRDTASRLGVSMQDISNTLNDAFGQRQIATIYAQANQYRVILEARPEDQIGPSVLNRVYVSSSTNASGVATTSNPQAGTVGASGATNNPVLDTGATDNQVPLSAFTTVSYQTAPLVVEHDDQFPSATVSFDVAPGASLSDAVTAIDRAQRAIGMPSSITTRFTGDAAEFSSSLANQPWLILAAVVTIYIVLGVLYESAIHPITILSTLPSAGVGALLALEFTGQELSLIALIGIVLLMGIVKKNAIMMIDFAIEAQREHGMDPHEAIVTASALRFRPIMMTTLAALFGALPLALGHGMGSELRIPLGITIIGGLLLSQLLTLYTTPVIYLGFERLRERLTRHRPQAAPQG; the protein is encoded by the coding sequence ATGAACGGCATTTCCGCCCCCTTCATCCTGCGGCCGATCGCCACCGCGCTCCTCGGCGTGGCCGTGCTGCTCGGCGGCCTGATCGGCTATTTCTCGCTGCCTGTGGCGCCTCTGCCGCAGGTGGACTTTCCCACCATCCAGATCACCACGCAGCTTCCCGGCGCCGAGCCGGAGACGATGGCGTCGCTGGTGACGGCGCCCTTGGAGCGCAATCTCGGCCAGATCCCCTCCATCGCCACCATGGTCTCGTCGTCGGCGTTCGGCATCAGCCAGATCACCCTGCAGTTCAACCTCGGCCGGGACATCGACGGCGCCGCGCAGGACGTGCAGGCGGCGATCAACGCTTCGGCGGCGACGCTGCCCTCGGGGCTGCCCTACCCGCCCACTTATGCCAAGGTGAATCCGGCCGACACGCCCATCGTGACGCTGGCGCTGCGTTCGAAGACCCAGACCATCCGCAACCTCAGCGACATGGCCGACACGCTGCTCGCCCAGCGCTTCGCCGAAGTAAGCGGCGTCGGCCATGTCGACGTGCAGGGCGGCGTGCGGCCGGCCCTGCGCGTGCAGGCGAACCTCGCCCGCGTGGCGGCCTACGGCCTGGGCCTGGAGGATATCCGCACCGCCATCACCTCCTCCACCGTCGCGGGCGCCAAGGGATCTCTCGACGGCGCGGCGCAGTCCTACACCATCTCCGCCAACGACCAGATCAGCGAGGCGGATGCCTTCGCCAATGTCGTCGTCGCCTATAAGAACGGCGCCCCCGTCCGGCTGAAGGACCTCGCCAGCGTCGTCGAGGGCCTGGAGAACTCCCGCGTCGGCGCCTATTACAACGGCCAGCCGGCGGTGGTCATCGACATCATGCGCCAGCCCGGCGCCAACGTGATCTCGACCGTGCGCAGCGTGCTCGCCGCCCTGCCGGAACTGCGCCGCAGCCTGCCCGCCGACGTCACGCTCGAGGTCGTCAACGACCGGACCCAGACCATCCAGGCCTCGATCGACGACGTCGAGATGACGCTGGCACTGAGCGTCGGCCTCGTCATCCTCGTCGTGTTCGTCTTCCTGCGCACCGTGCGGGCGACCATCATCGCAGCGGTGGCGCTGCCCCTGTCGCTGATCGCCGCTTTCGGCGTGATGTGGTTCTGCGGCTTCAGCCTCGACAACCTCTCGCTGATGGCGCTCACGATCGGCGCCGGCTTCGTCGTCGACGATGCCATCGTGATGATCGAGAATATCGTCCGCCATATCGAGGAAGGCCAGAATCCGTTCGAGGCGGCCTTGAAGGGCGCCCAGGAAATCGGCTTCACCATCGTCTCGCTGACCGTGTCGCTGGTCGCGGTGTTCATCCCTCTCCTGTTCATGACCGGCATCGTCGGCCGCATGTTCCGCGAATTCGCGCTGACGCTCACCATCGCCGTCGTGGTCTCGGCCGTGATCTCGCTGACGCTCACCCCGATGATGTGCGCGCGCCTCCTCACCGCGAATCATGGCGAGCGCAAGGGCCTGCTCGACTGGGTCGACACCGGTTTCGATCGCGTGATCCACGGCTACCGGACCAGCCTCGTATGGGTGCTGCGGCACGGCTTCCTGATGATGCTGCTGACGCTGGGCACGCTCGCCACCACGATCTGGCTCTACATCGCCATACCCAAGGGCTTCCTGCCGCAGCAGGACACCGGCCTGATCACGGCGGTGACGCAGACCGAGCCGACGACCTCCTTCGACGCCATGAAGAGGGCGCAGGCCCGCGTCGCCGACATCGCCCGCAAGGACCCCGATGTCGCCTCCGTGGTCTCCACCGTCGGCGTCTCCCCCACCAACCTGACCTCCAACACCGGCTCGCTGACGCTGGTGCTGCGCCCGCGCAACCAGCGCGCCGCCGCCGCCACCGACATCATCGCGCGGCTGCAGGCCCGGACCGCGGACCTGCCCGGCGTGAGCGTGACCTATCAGAGCGTGCAGGACATCCGCATCACCGCCCGGGCGGGACGCGCGCCCTATCAATACACGCTCACCGGCACCGACGCCGCCGAGGTCGACCATTGGGCCGACACGCTCGCCGAGGAATTGCAGCATACCCGCCTGATGCGCGACGTCGCCTCGGAGGTTCAGAACGGCGGCGCCCGCCTGTTCGTGCAGGTCGATCGCGACACCGCCTCGCGGCTCGGCGTTTCCATGCAGGACATCTCGAACACGCTCAACGACGCCTTCGGCCAGCGCCAGATCGCCACCATCTACGCACAGGCGAACCAGTACCGCGTCATCCTGGAGGCCAGGCCCGAAGACCAGATCGGCCCCAGCGTGCTCAACCGGGTCTATGTCTCCAGTTCGACCAATGCCTCGGGGGTCGCGACGACGAGCAACCCGCAGGCCGGCACGGTCGGCGCGAGCGGGGCCACCAACAATCCCGTGCTCGACACCGGGGCCACCGACAACCAGGTGCCGCTCAGCGCCTTCACCACCGTCAGCTACCAGACCGCGCCGCTGGTGGTGGAGCACGACGACCAGTTTCCCTCGGCCACGGTCAGCTTCGACGTCGCCCCGGGCGCGTCGCTCAGCGACGCGGTGACGGCGATCGACCGGGCCCAGCGCGCCATCGGCATGCCCTCCTCGATCACCACCCGCTTCACCGGCGACGCGGCCGAATTCTCCAGCTCGCTCGCCAACCAGCCCTGGCTGATCCTGGCGGCGGTGGTGACGATCTACATCGTGCTCGGCGTCCTCTACGAAAGCGCGATCCATCCCATCACCATCCTCTCCACGCTGCCCTCGGCAGGCGTCGGCGCCTTGCTGGCGCTGGAATTCACCGGCCAGGAACTCTCGCTGATCGCGCTCATCGGCATCGTGCTGCTGATGGGCATCGTGAAGAAGAACGCCATCATGATGATCGACTTCGCCATCGAGGCGCAGCGCGAGCACGGCATGGACCCGCACGAGGCGATCGTCACCGCCAGCGCGCTCCGCTTCCGCCCGATCATGATGACGACGCTCGCCGCCCTGTTCGGCGCGCTGCCGCTGGCGCTCGGCCACGGCATGGGCTCGGAGCTGCGCATCCCGCTCGGCATCACCATCATCGGCGGGCTGCTGCTCAGCCAGTTGCTGACGCTCTACACGACGCCGGTGATCTATCTCGGCTTCGAGCGCCTGCGTGAACGCCTCACGCGCCATCGGCCGCAGGCGGCCCCCCAGGGATGA
- a CDS encoding efflux RND transporter permease subunit, giving the protein MTISEPFIRRPIGTILLSMGLLLIGLVAYRLLPVASLPAIDLPTIRVTASRPGADPSTMAVSVAAPLERQLGSIAGVTELTSTSSLGTTNITIQFDLSRNVDSAAQDVQAAINASAADLPSDLASTPSLRKFNPNAIPILILAMTSDTVSASDLFDAADTVIVQRISQVDGVGEVTVSGADQPAIRVTLDPVRIAAMGLSMDAVRQSIIAANAIGPLGSFNGPDTFLMLDTGGQMTRPEDYARIVIKAGNGTAVRLGDIARVEEGVRNSNSSASYNGKPAVLLTITKDVNGNVIDTVDAIKALLPTFKGRIPQGIDIAVLTDRTNTIRASVDDMQWTLMASIILVILVVFVFLRRSTPVLAAGVTVPLSLAATFGAMWIAGFSIDNLSLMALVVSVGFVVDDAIVMVENVYAKREAGMAPMQAAIEGARQIGFTVISISLSLLAVFMPLFFIGGIPGMFLFEFSMTMSFAVIASTVIALTLTPMILAHRGHAEKRDRQTLFDRMVEGALSAVVRLYGRSLRGVLHHRLLTLIVMAGTIWLTVHLIYSLPKALVPQDDGGFIQGFSQASSDASYDAVVAWQAQAAAAIKQNPYVTGVGSSIGQNNFGGANSGQFSISLVPPDQRPSTDAVIADLRRRVRPIAGLNIFMFSPQDVRAGGRQSQSQYQFTLWSPDLDTLVEWAPKVMDRMKAIPGLTDVNSDRQRNGLQANLVIDRDIAARLGVAITDIDSALNNAFSQRQISTIYTQRNQYRVVMVTPPDRSRDPEDMTDLYVPGRSGLVPMSSIAHVERGLAPLTVNHQGQYPAITLSYNLTPGTKIQDASDAILKAVDDMHLPASVHAEFAGDARQAAQIGGSLPLIILAAILAVYIVLGVLYESLAHPLTILSTLPSAILGGLIALQLANMELTLVAFIGLILLIGIVKKNGIMLVDFALEAERDHGLSSRDAIFEACLKRFRPIMMTTLAAILGALPLILATGPGTELRRPLGVTIVGGLIVSQILTLYTTPVIYLMLSGLHRFLSVKPHRAGSAGTPPAAEPS; this is encoded by the coding sequence ATGACGATCTCCGAGCCCTTCATCCGCCGGCCCATCGGCACCATCCTGCTGTCGATGGGGCTCCTGCTGATCGGCCTCGTCGCCTATCGCCTGCTGCCGGTCGCCAGCCTGCCGGCGATCGACCTGCCGACCATCCGCGTCACGGCCAGCCGGCCGGGAGCGGATCCCTCGACGATGGCGGTCAGCGTCGCGGCTCCGCTGGAGCGTCAGCTCGGCTCGATCGCGGGCGTGACGGAGCTCACCTCGACCTCCTCGCTCGGCACCACCAACATCACCATCCAGTTCGACCTCTCGCGCAACGTCGACAGCGCCGCCCAGGACGTGCAGGCGGCGATCAACGCCTCGGCCGCGGACCTGCCTTCCGACCTCGCCTCGACGCCGAGCCTGCGCAAGTTCAACCCCAACGCCATACCGATCCTCATCCTGGCGATGACCTCCGATACCGTCAGCGCCAGCGACCTGTTCGACGCCGCCGACACGGTGATCGTGCAGCGCATCTCGCAGGTGGACGGCGTCGGCGAAGTCACGGTCAGCGGCGCCGACCAGCCGGCGATCCGCGTCACTCTCGATCCCGTCCGCATCGCCGCGATGGGCCTGTCCATGGACGCGGTGCGCCAGTCGATCATCGCCGCCAATGCGATCGGCCCGCTCGGCTCCTTCAACGGCCCCGACACCTTCCTGATGCTCGATACGGGCGGCCAGATGACGAGGCCGGAGGACTATGCGAGAATCGTCATCAAGGCCGGCAACGGAACGGCCGTACGCCTCGGCGACATCGCCAGGGTGGAAGAAGGCGTGCGCAATTCCAATTCGAGCGCCAGCTACAACGGCAAGCCCGCCGTGCTGCTCACCATCACCAAGGACGTCAACGGCAATGTGATCGACACGGTCGACGCCATCAAGGCCCTGCTGCCGACCTTCAAGGGCCGCATTCCGCAGGGCATCGACATCGCCGTCCTCACCGACCGCACCAATACGATCCGGGCCAGCGTCGACGACATGCAGTGGACGCTGATGGCTTCGATCATCCTCGTCATCCTCGTGGTGTTCGTCTTCCTGCGCCGCTCGACGCCCGTGCTCGCCGCCGGCGTCACGGTGCCCCTCTCCCTCGCCGCCACCTTCGGCGCGATGTGGATCGCGGGCTTCTCCATCGACAACCTCTCGCTGATGGCGCTGGTGGTCTCGGTCGGCTTCGTGGTCGACGATGCCATCGTGATGGTGGAGAACGTCTACGCCAAGCGCGAGGCCGGCATGGCGCCGATGCAGGCGGCGATCGAGGGGGCGCGGCAGATCGGCTTCACCGTCATCTCGATCAGCCTGTCGCTGCTCGCCGTGTTCATGCCGCTCTTCTTCATCGGCGGCATCCCCGGCATGTTCCTGTTCGAATTCTCGATGACGATGTCGTTCGCGGTCATCGCCTCGACCGTCATAGCCCTGACGCTGACGCCGATGATCCTCGCCCATCGCGGCCATGCCGAGAAGCGCGACCGCCAGACCCTCTTCGACCGCATGGTGGAGGGTGCGCTCAGCGCGGTCGTGCGCCTCTACGGCCGTTCGCTGCGCGGCGTGCTCCATCATCGCCTCCTCACGCTGATCGTGATGGCGGGCACCATCTGGCTGACCGTCCATCTGATCTACTCCCTGCCTAAGGCGCTGGTGCCGCAGGATGACGGCGGTTTCATCCAGGGCTTCAGCCAGGCCTCGAGCGACGCCTCCTACGACGCCGTCGTCGCCTGGCAGGCGCAGGCCGCCGCCGCGATCAAGCAGAACCCTTACGTCACCGGCGTCGGCTCCTCGATCGGCCAGAACAACTTCGGCGGCGCCAACAGCGGCCAGTTCAGCATTTCCCTGGTTCCTCCCGACCAGCGGCCTTCGACGGACGCGGTGATCGCCGACCTGCGCCGCCGCGTCCGCCCGATCGCCGGGCTCAACATCTTCATGTTCTCGCCGCAGGACGTGCGCGCCGGCGGACGTCAGTCGCAGTCGCAATACCAGTTCACGCTGTGGAGCCCCGACCTCGACACGCTGGTGGAGTGGGCGCCCAAGGTGATGGACCGGATGAAGGCCATACCCGGGCTCACCGACGTCAATTCGGACCGCCAGCGCAACGGCCTGCAGGCCAATCTCGTGATCGACCGCGACATCGCCGCCCGCCTCGGCGTCGCCATCACCGATATCGACAGCGCCCTCAACAACGCCTTCTCGCAACGCCAGATCTCCACGATCTATACGCAGCGCAACCAGTATCGCGTCGTGATGGTGACGCCGCCGGACCGCAGCCGCGATCCCGAGGACATGACGGATCTCTATGTTCCCGGCCGCTCCGGCCTGGTGCCGATGTCGTCCATCGCCCATGTCGAGCGCGGCCTCGCTCCCCTCACCGTCAACCATCAGGGGCAATATCCGGCGATCACGCTGTCCTACAACCTGACGCCGGGGACCAAGATCCAGGACGCGTCGGATGCGATCCTGAAAGCCGTCGACGACATGCATCTGCCGGCCTCGGTCCACGCGGAATTCGCCGGCGACGCGCGGCAGGCGGCGCAGATCGGCGGCAGCCTGCCGCTCATCATCCTGGCGGCGATCCTGGCGGTCTACATCGTTCTGGGCGTCCTCTACGAAAGCCTCGCCCATCCGCTGACGATCCTCTCCACCCTCCCCTCCGCCATCCTCGGCGGCCTGATCGCCCTCCAGCTCGCCAATATGGAGCTGACGCTCGTCGCCTTCATCGGCCTGATCCTGCTGATCGGCATCGTGAAGAAAAACGGCATCATGCTCGTCGACTTCGCGCTGGAGGCCGAACGCGACCATGGCCTCTCCTCGCGCGATGCGATCTTCGAAGCCTGCCTGAAGCGCTTCCGCCCGATCATGATGACGACGCTCGCCGCCATCCTCGGCGCCCTGCCGCTCATCCTGGCGACCGGCCCCGGCACCGAACTGCGCCGCCCGCTCGGGGTGACGATCGTCGGCGGCCTCATCGTCAGCCAGATCCTGACCCTGTATACGACGCCCGTGATCTATCTCATGCTCTCCGGCCTGCACCGGTTCCTGAGCGTGAAGCCGCATCGGGCGGGATCCGCCGGGACGCCGCCGGCGGCCGAGCCCTCCTGA
- a CDS encoding MucR family transcriptional regulator produces MDNEHISIVADIVSAYVSNNSVAQADLPSLIAEVHRAFTRLAQGGSVEEPAPVKLMPAVPIKKSVTPDYIISLEDGKKFKSLKRHLATAFNMTPDEYRAKWGLPADYPMVAPNYAKSRSELARQMGLGQGRGRMAPKKVASAR; encoded by the coding sequence ATGGACAACGAGCACATCAGCATTGTGGCAGATATCGTTTCGGCTTACGTGTCCAACAACAGCGTAGCGCAAGCGGATTTGCCTAGCCTGATCGCGGAGGTTCACCGGGCGTTTACGCGGCTGGCTCAGGGCGGTTCGGTAGAAGAACCCGCTCCGGTGAAGTTGATGCCCGCCGTCCCGATCAAAAAGTCGGTCACGCCGGACTACATCATCAGCCTCGAGGACGGGAAGAAGTTCAAATCGCTGAAGCGCCATCTGGCGACCGCCTTCAACATGACCCCGGACGAGTACCGTGCCAAATGGGGCCTGCCTGCGGATTATCCGATGGTGGCGCCGAATTATGCGAAATCCCGGTCGGAACTGGCCAGGCAGATGGGCCTTGGCCAGGGACGCGGAAGGATGGCGCCCAAGAAGGTCGCCAGCGCGCGATAA
- a CDS encoding amino acid ABC transporter permease/ATP-binding protein, whose amino-acid sequence MGAFDPHLFLALVLSPLLVRAAWVTLWVAAASQAIGIAIGLGAGAMLLAGHRLPRAVAWTYSWLFRGTPLLAQILFFYAVLPQLDVHLDIVATGLLAMGLNEGARMGEIVRAGLMSVPGEQREAAAALGLHRWQGFVLIVVPQALRAALPAVGNNFSYMIKATSLLSVIAFAELLRTSQQLAQSLSRPLEVYCAAAAWYLVLISAWTTIQHMMERRLARADAGGRAAPTARRGTEHSQLAAGRLLPREEPGGPARDAVIAARGLSKRMGGMPVLDGIDLVVRRGEVVVIVGPSGSGKSTLLRALNWLDPPDSGRVEIEGRDIAFRSSRSGRPVPRRAAEIDRQRQRIGMVFQRFNLFPHMTACDNVAVGLRRLRGTKMQAARARALDLLARFGLQDKAAAFPHELSGGQRQRVAIARALAMDPIALLFDEPTSALDPETVKEVLDAMEDLARTGTTMIVVTHELGFARRVADRIVVMEQGRIVAEASPRSDRRKGDEAAAAPGAAAIAVGPANPGPLPGRI is encoded by the coding sequence GTGGGCGCCTTCGACCCGCACCTGTTCCTGGCGCTGGTCCTCTCGCCGCTGCTCGTCCGTGCTGCCTGGGTGACGCTATGGGTGGCGGCGGCATCGCAGGCGATCGGCATAGCGATCGGGCTCGGCGCAGGTGCGATGCTGCTGGCCGGGCATCGCCTGCCGCGCGCCGTCGCCTGGACCTATTCCTGGCTCTTCCGCGGAACGCCGTTGCTGGCGCAGATCTTGTTCTTCTATGCCGTGCTGCCCCAGCTCGATGTCCACCTCGACATCGTGGCGACGGGATTGCTCGCCATGGGCCTCAACGAAGGCGCGCGGATGGGCGAGATCGTGCGCGCCGGGCTGATGTCGGTGCCGGGAGAGCAGCGCGAGGCCGCCGCCGCCCTCGGCCTGCATCGCTGGCAGGGCTTCGTGTTGATCGTGGTGCCGCAGGCGCTCCGGGCCGCATTGCCGGCGGTCGGCAATAATTTCAGCTACATGATCAAGGCGACGTCGCTCCTGTCGGTGATCGCCTTCGCGGAATTGCTGCGAACTTCGCAGCAGCTCGCGCAGTCGCTGTCGCGGCCCCTCGAAGTCTATTGCGCGGCCGCCGCCTGGTATCTGGTGCTGATCTCGGCCTGGACCACGATCCAGCACATGATGGAGCGGCGTCTGGCACGGGCGGACGCCGGCGGGCGGGCCGCGCCGACAGCGCGGCGCGGCACCGAGCATTCGCAGCTCGCCGCCGGGCGGCTTCTCCCGCGCGAGGAACCGGGCGGCCCGGCACGCGATGCCGTCATCGCCGCGCGCGGGCTGTCGAAGCGCATGGGCGGGATGCCGGTGCTGGACGGGATCGATCTCGTCGTCCGGCGGGGAGAAGTGGTCGTGATCGTCGGTCCGTCCGGCTCGGGCAAGAGCACGCTGCTGCGCGCCCTCAACTGGTTGGATCCGCCCGACAGCGGGCGGGTCGAGATCGAGGGCCGCGACATCGCGTTCCGTTCAAGCCGGTCCGGCCGGCCGGTGCCGAGACGGGCGGCGGAGATCGACCGCCAGCGTCAGCGCATCGGCATGGTGTTCCAGCGCTTCAACCTGTTTCCGCATATGACGGCCTGCGACAACGTGGCCGTCGGCCTGCGCCGCCTTCGCGGCACGAAAATGCAGGCGGCACGGGCCAGGGCTCTCGACTTGCTGGCGCGGTTCGGCCTGCAGGACAAAGCCGCCGCTTTCCCGCACGAGCTTTCGGGCGGCCAGCGCCAACGCGTGGCGATCGCCCGCGCCCTTGCGATGGACCCCATTGCGCTGCTCTTCGACGAGCCCACCTCCGCGCTCGACCCGGAGACCGTCAAGGAAGTCCTCGATGCGATGGAAGACCTGGCGCGGACGGGCACGACGATGATCGTGGTGACGCATGAACTCGGCTTCGCCCGCCGGGTTGCCGACCGTATCGTCGTGATGGAGCAGGGGCGGATCGTGGCTGAAGCCTCCCCGCGCAGCGATCGGCGGAAGGGGGATGAGGCCGCCGCAGCCCCCGGCGCGGCCGCGATCGCCGTCGGCCCGGCGAATCCGGGGCCGTTGCCCGGCAGGATCTGA
- a CDS encoding amino acid ABC transporter permease yields MAWSWHIFFTYLLDPTFARAALVTLAIAAVAQAIGVAIGLVLALFSLSHLAVLRWLAAAYIWLWRGTPPLIQLVLLYFGLPQLGIRLGVLEAGLIGLGCYSASYIAEIIRAGVQSIDAGQTAAARSIGFSRLGTLRWIILPQAVRVILPPFGNEFASMMRSTSLLSVISFEELLRVTTLAINDTFRPIELYSVAACYYLLLYTSWTLIQQRLEGAAAFGAVRRPQSLSIIPDPA; encoded by the coding sequence ATGGCCTGGTCCTGGCACATCTTCTTCACCTATCTGCTCGACCCGACTTTCGCGCGGGCGGCGCTCGTCACGCTGGCGATCGCCGCCGTGGCCCAGGCGATCGGCGTGGCGATCGGCCTCGTGCTGGCCCTGTTCAGCCTGTCGCATCTTGCGGTCCTGCGCTGGCTCGCGGCCGCCTATATCTGGCTCTGGCGCGGGACCCCTCCGCTGATCCAGCTCGTGCTGCTCTATTTCGGCCTGCCGCAGCTCGGCATCCGGCTCGGCGTTCTCGAGGCGGGTCTGATCGGGCTCGGCTGCTATTCGGCCTCCTATATCGCCGAAATCATCCGGGCGGGGGTCCAGTCGATCGACGCGGGGCAGACGGCAGCCGCCCGCTCCATCGGCTTCAGCCGGCTGGGCACCCTGCGGTGGATCATCCTCCCGCAGGCGGTCCGCGTCATCCTGCCCCCCTTCGGCAATGAATTCGCCAGCATGATGCGCTCCACGTCGCTGCTTTCGGTGATCTCGTTCGAGGAATTGCTGCGCGTCACGACACTCGCCATCAACGATACGTTCCGGCCGATCGAACTCTATTCCGTCGCCGCCTGTTATTACCTGCTGCTCTACACGAGCTGGACCCTGATCCAGCAGCGCCTCGAGGGTGCCGCCGCTTTCGGTGCGGTGCGCCGGCCCCAAAGCCTCTCGATCATCCCCGACCCCGCCTGA
- a CDS encoding MucR family transcriptional regulator: protein MDDKIISIVADVVSAYVSNNSVSHADLPKLIAQVHMSLTKLSQGGVLEEPEVVKLTPAVPIKKSVTPDYIISLEDGKKFKSLKRHLATSFNMTPDEYRAKWGLADDYPMVAPNYAKARSDLAKQMGLGHARKVPRPRKAAGVR, encoded by the coding sequence ATGGATGACAAAATCATCAGCATTGTGGCGGATGTCGTTTCCGCCTATGTATCGAACAACAGCGTGTCGCACGCCGATCTTCCCAAGCTCATAGCCCAAGTGCATATGAGTTTGACAAAGCTGTCTCAGGGCGGCGTGCTCGAAGAGCCTGAGGTCGTGAAGTTGACACCTGCGGTTCCGATCAAAAAATCGGTCACGCCGGACTACATCATCAGTCTTGAAGACGGCAAGAAATTCAAGTCGCTGAAGCGCCATCTGGCGACGTCCTTCAACATGACGCCCGACGAGTACCGGGCGAAATGGGGCCTGGCGGACGATTATCCGATGGTGGCGCCGAACTATGCCAAGGCCCGGTCAGACCTGGCCAAACAGATGGGGCTCGGCCACGCCCGAAAGGTGCCCCGCCCCAGAAAGGCCGCCGGAGTGCGCTGA